In Betta splendens chromosome 3, fBetSpl5.4, whole genome shotgun sequence, the genomic window AACGACGAAAACCTGTACGACAGCCACGAGCCCCGCAAAAAGAGCGTCAACATGACCGAGTGCGTCCCGGTTCCCAGCTCCGAGCACGTCGCGGAGATTGTGGGCAGACaaggtgtgtgagagtgtttgTACGTAGCGGGTGCTCGTCGTGTTCGCGGCAGAGCAGCGCGCGTCCCGACCGGTCGCTGTGTGGGACAGGAAAGCGATACACGCGCCGCCAGTGAAGCGCGTGAGAGCCTGCGCGTCGCAGTAGGACGCGTGAGGACGTAGCATCTCCTCAGAAGCGTCAGTAGGAGCCTTAGTGAGACGTAAAACGGGCATGACATTAAAGGCACGTTAGGAAAGTAGGACACGCTGCTcacggaggagcaggtgagctcACGCGCTGCTTTGTGGTAACGAGCTGATGTCACAGTCCGGATCCCAGCAGACGCCCagagctgctcagcctccagctgcagggcggcgctgctgctcctcacgaTCAGCGGAGGCTCAGGAGCCAAATCTTAGCCTGTGCACGTGCTTTTCAGGTGACTTTACCTGCTGACGTTAGCTCAGGCCTGgtccgcgtgcgtgcgtgcgtgcgtgagtgacTATATGCGTGCATGTGAATGCACGAATGTATCCACGTCTTCACCCAACGGCTGTCTGTTAAACAGTAGCACGAAGCATCATGTCGTCACAGGTTCCGCTGCAGCCCCACAAATGTTTTAACACACAACGTTTTTGCTTCACGTTCTCATTTCTGCCGTCTCATTTCTAGGTTGTAAGATTAAAGCCCTGCGAGCAAAGACCAACACCTACATAAAGACCCCGGTCCGAGGCGAGGAGCCGGTCTTCGTGGTGACTGGCCGCAGGGAGGACGTGGCCATGGCCCGGAGGGAGATCATCTCTGCTGCAGAGCACTTTTCCATGATCAGAGCctccagaaacaaaaacaccagcCTGAACGGAAGTGCCCCCCCGGCCCCGGGCCCCCCCAACCTCCCAGGGCAGACCACCATCCAGGTGCGGGTGCCTTACCGGGTGGTGGGGCTGGTCGTCGGCCCCAAGGGGGCCACCATCAAGCGCATCCAGCAGCAGACCCACACCTACATCGTCACCCCGAGCCGGGACAAGGAGCCGGTGTTCGAGGTGACGGGGATGCCGGAGAACGTGGACCGAGCGCGCGAAGAGATCGAAGCCCACATCGCCATGAGGACGGGAGGCTTAATCGAACTCCACGATGAAAACGACTTCCACGCCAACGGGACAGATGTGGGCTTTGATCTGCATGGACACGCCACCCTGTGGTCCAAGCCCGGCGCCGGCGTCACGCCCACCTCGGCCCGCAAGCCCTTCTCCAACTACCGCAACgactcgtcctcctccctgggCAGCGCCTCCACAGACTCGTACTTTGGAAACAGCGGCTCACGCATCGCTGACTACAGTCCACCCAGCCCTGCGCTCAgctacaccaacaacaacaacaacaccaccaccaccaccaacaacaacaacaacaacaacaacaacaacaacaacatcacttCAAACACCTTTGTTTACGGGAGTGACGTGATTTCACCCGACTGCACCGACCTGACCTTTGAGTCTTCACCTCCGGGCCTGGTGTGGAGTCCGTCCGCTGGAGGGAGTCCGCCCACGTTCTCCACCAACGGGCTTGTGATGAGCCAGGGGCGGGTCAGTGGTTGCACTCCACAGCTCAGGCTGTCGCCCCCCCTGCACGGGCACGGCCCCGCGGAGCACCCGCTGGCCCGGAGGGTGCGCAGCGACCCGGGGGGAGGCCCGCTCACTTTGGATGGGTTCCCCAGCGCCATCAGCTCCTTGCCGGGCCCCCACCTCCCCGGGGCGCCCTGCgactcctcgtcctcgtcctcgtcttcctcctcctccacctcatcagGCACCAGCCGGAAGGGAAGCCGCGACTGCTCCGTGTGCTTCGAGAGCGAGGTCATCGCAGCTTTGGTCCCGTGCGGCCACAACCTCTTCTGTATGGAATGTGCCAATCGCATCTGCGAGAGGAGCGAGCCCAAATGCCCCGTCTGCCACGCCGGCGTCACTCAGGCTATACGTATATTTTCATAAGAACTGGGTAAGCGCGGCGGGGGAGAGGCTGCAGTATCCAGAGGAAGGACGGACTCTGCTTGGGcttaataatatactgtagcttgGGGAATATTTTCAACATCTACGtgcatgttttaaatattacagcATAGTAACCAGTAGTTGTAGTCGATCACAACCCATATTTATGACGTGGTGGCGGAGGAACGTGGGACTGAGCAGGCTGAACCTCAGTGAATGTAGTGATGGAGGCGTCGGCCCAGAGAGATACTGCAGCTCCACAGGTGGAACATGAACAGGTTTAAGGTTTGAAACCTGTTAATACACATGGAagtattttattcttttgtgaCTTGAAAGATTATATTTCCTATTGCAAATATGTTTACAGATCTTTTAATTTAAGTTGAGCTGGGTTGTTTATTTTGTATCGATCACTGTATTATTTGAGGATGAGTCAGGAGTTTTATAGGTTCAGCAAAAAAAACCTCTTTTAATCTGCTTCACCCAGCATCTTTTTTATTCTGTAAAATGAAGCATATTTTATTCTATATTATTATGAAACATTGAAATTTACAAAACTTAGTAAGTTGAACACAAGGATACATTTATGCTTTCTAAAATTTGTATGAATTAGATTCCAGTGGGATTTACAGGCTTCTGTTGCACCACTATAGTTTGGTATTtctattttaatacatttgtttACCACTTGTTTATGTATATGTAGGTGAAGTTACTTGAGTGTAATTGTACTTTATTGAGCAAAGTTTAAGGACaaagtatattttattttattttatgataaAGGGCCTTTAACCCCGTGGCcaaatactaatattatatttGCTGAGATAAGATTTGAAAATGTATCaagagttttatttttgtgacatttaaagAAGTAAAACTTAAGTAATGGTGCtacttcatgtttttttaagtatttCTATATAAGtccaaataaaaaataacacattGACACGTTGTCCTGACCTGTTTAGCTGAACGTGGGACCTGGCACCAGGATTAGCCTCATTGTCACTAATGACAATGGCTGTGCAACTTATAGGTCAAAAATACAAGCGTCAGGATGTGGGAGGCAACAAGTGGACACTATGAAAGTCCATAAGTTCAGTATTTGAGGAATATGAGTGAGAAACGCTCAGATTTCAGCTAATCCTCCCGCTTCGTCTGCACCAGCAGACAATCACTGATCCAGACTCCCTGAATGTGAGCAGCTGGTCGTGTCTGACTCCTGCTACAGCGTGGCTTCTAGTTATAGTTTGGAATCAATGATTTTGGCTCATGCTTGTTATTATTTGAGGCTTATTGAAGTGGTTCCTGAGCTGCAAACACAGGAGCAAGTGTGTCCATCCCCCACATCCTCCCTGGCTCCTGTCATGTGTTCCTGCTGGAAACAGTGACTCCTGAACTAATGCTAATTTTGAAATGGAAACATCCAACGCTGGCCTCACACACTATTATTAGGAAGCAATCTGTGGAAAACGCGTCTTTAACCAGCCATGGCCTCGACAGGATGACGAGTCTTCCCTCCAGACAAAACACCTTGGACCTGAATCTAAGGCTGGATGCtgcagtggtggaggtggatccaTGTGGCAGCTGGGACAGGCTGAATAATGGATGTATGATGGCTATAATGACATAACGGTTgaagcttctcctccagcctgtaAGAAGCAGACGGAGTGGCTGTGGGTCTCCCCTCCACTGctgaaggggaggagggggagcagaaGGAAGGAGGGCACTGGGTTTGTTGTTCAGAGCTTAGGACATGCATTATAAATGAGCCCTTCCTGTCTCACTCTCCTTTTCTCTGTGCTTAATGGATTTTTATCCTTCGCAGAGCACAGTGTGTCTGACTCCACATGGTCTTTATTATGATACACTGGGCCCACGTCCTGGAGTTTGTAGCCAGGTTGGAGGTGGCGGTggactatttcctcataaagGTTCCATGCCCTGCACCGTCCAGTACATCAGAATAAAACGAACCAGTCCTCAGTCTCAGGTCCGAACTGCAGGTGCTGTTGTTGGGACTCAGCCTGAAGCTTCAGCTCTTTGTGCTTGGTTCCTGAGCCAACAGACACAGATGATGGAAAGCCTGGTGATTGGCGCAGCAACCGATGCTGCTGCCTCAACACTGGGAAACCTCAGCATCAACCCAAAAACTTCTCTGGCAGAAAGTCAGCAGCCAACGCACCACCACTCGTGGCTAAATACAGCGAGACAAAGCCCGTGTCCTCCCCACGCAGCAGCAAAGGCCTGCAGTGGTGTAGTTGTAATGAGCACTGAGCCACAGCCGAGCGGGACGCAGCCTCAGTCCAGGTGCAAGGACGCCTACACCTCTGCTTTAGGAGAATCAAGCACATCTGGAAGTTTACATCCCACCAGGCTCTTACTGTTTGGAGCCGTTACCATAGAACCAGGAAGAAGCAACATCTCCCCTAAGCATTAAGTGGAACTGGGTACAGTAATGGTTTCTGGTTGGCTGGTTCTggtctttttaaataaaacgcCCAGAGAACACTTCCTTagtaaataaagtaaacaaatgCAACGGCAGTCATTTCATAGGTTTAGAGTCTGGTGTCAGTTTGTGACACAGTTAGTTTACTGTGGTTTTAATGGATACGTCACTGTTAATCCCCTGAAGATGATTTGGGTTCAGACagtacttgtttttttctttgtgggAGTTTGTGGACATGTCAGTAGATGCTGTAAGGATCCATGTTGTGAGGCTGAGGGTCAGAGAGTTAGTGACACCACCGATACAACTGGCCTGGTTCCGCTTCTACTCGGtcctggatggatggattccACAGAATGATTTGCTCTGTTCTACATCAGAGCAGtaactaaaatattttactggTGCAGCTAGTAATGGAACAAAGACgctttatattatattttttctttcttagtAATATTTTTAGGAAAAAGCTCAGGTTTAAATA contains:
- the mex3b gene encoding RNA-binding protein MEX3B, translating into MPSSVFADSSVQGDALDEQRALQIALDQLSLLGLDNDENLYDSHEPRKKSVNMTECVPVPSSEHVAEIVGRQGCKIKALRAKTNTYIKTPVRGEEPVFVVTGRREDVAMARREIISAAEHFSMIRASRNKNTSLNGSAPPAPGPPNLPGQTTIQVRVPYRVVGLVVGPKGATIKRIQQQTHTYIVTPSRDKEPVFEVTGMPENVDRAREEIEAHIAMRTGGLIELHDENDFHANGTDVGFDLHGHATLWSKPGAGVTPTSARKPFSNYRNDSSSSLGSASTDSYFGNSGSRIADYSPPSPALSYTNNNNNTTTTTNNNNNNNNNNNNITSNTFVYGSDVISPDCTDLTFESSPPGLVWSPSAGGSPPTFSTNGLVMSQGRVSGCTPQLRLSPPLHGHGPAEHPLARRVRSDPGGGPLTLDGFPSAISSLPGPHLPGAPCDSSSSSSSSSSSTSSGTSRKGSRDCSVCFESEVIAALVPCGHNLFCMECANRICERSEPKCPVCHAGVTQAIRIFS